Below is a genomic region from Mesorhizobium sp..
CACGCCGTGGTGGGCGAGCGGGTGATCCTGCGCGACGTCGTCGTGGGCGACTATTCCTATTTCGAGCGGAACGCCGAGGCGATCCATGCCGACATCGGCAAGTTCTGCTCGATCGCCGCCAACACCCGCGTCAACGCGCTGGAACATCCGATCGAGCGGGTGACGCAGCACAAGATCAGCTACCGGCCGAACGAATATTTCCGCTTTCTCGGCGTCGACCAGGCGTTCCGCGCGCGCCGGGCGGGCAAGCGGGTCGCGATCGGGCACGACGTCTGGATCGGCCACGGCGCGGTGGTCATGCCGGGCGTCTCGGTCGGCAACGGCGCGGTGGTCGGCGCCAGCGCGGTGGTCACGCGCGATGTCGCGGCCTATGCGATCGTGGCGGGGGCCCCGGCGAGGCCGATCCGCCAGCGATTCTCCGGCGAGATCGCCGCGCGCCTGGAGAAGCTCGCCTGGTGGGATTTTGCGCGCGAGAAGCTGTTCGAGGCGGTGCCGGACATGCAGGCCTTGTCGGCCGAGGCATTCCTCGACAAATGGGAAGGTCGAGGCGAGGGGCGAGCCACAGGCGCGGGAGAGTTGCCATGATGGGTGTTTCAACCAGAAAGCTCAACTCCGGCGCCGAGATGCCTGTCATCGGCCTCGGTGTCT
It encodes:
- a CDS encoding antibiotic acetyltransferase, translating into MSDERFLSDEPRIHPTAELKGCRLGRHAVVGERVILRDVVVGDYSYFERNAEAIHADIGKFCSIAANTRVNALEHPIERVTQHKISYRPNEYFRFLGVDQAFRARRAGKRVAIGHDVWIGHGAVVMPGVSVGNGAVVGASAVVTRDVAAYAIVAGAPARPIRQRFSGEIAARLEKLAWWDFAREKLFEAVPDMQALSAEAFLDKWEGRGEGRATGAGELP